In Paralcaligenes sp. KSB-10, the following are encoded in one genomic region:
- the bcsB gene encoding cellulose biosynthesis cyclic di-GMP-binding regulatory protein BcsB — protein MKSAISIKYWLVVSALICAQLLACGRMAIAAEISPGAFKNTITFEQLGKAQDLALQGIHTSEQIDFSLQRDRIATGAALNLIYTPSPSLVPSLSQVRVFLNDELMAVLPITQDQLGKQVKQRIPLDARRIINFNRVRLDFIGHYAMVCEDPANSALWLNISRESSIDLDQQALALKNDLSYFPEPFFDSGTRTTLELPFVFAGTPSTEEQRAAAILASYFGGKAGWRGARFPVEFNTLPRHHAIVFATNDKRPDFLRNYPKVQGPVVDMISQPDNPYAKLLLVLGRNDADLVQAATALALGSPLFRGNSVSINSVQVLEPRVPYDAPNWVHTDRPTPFSTLIDYPEQLQTSGLRPHPIELTLNLPPDLFIWRSPGIPMELKYHNTPPSTVDESRLNISVNSKFIASFPLAHASQRTIVDKLHIPLQSGQPYNADENVSMAALRPGMNNTIRFDFAYASTIASAQRDRCQTSLPPDIRAAIDDTSTLDFSGYRHYIALPNLQTFTNSGFPYSRMADLSETVIVMPAKAGPAQIGTMLDVMGNIGARTGYPGFGVTITSDWDTASKRDADLLVIGSMPADLRNRPDVNLILDAAHSQLSQARSHNTVPDLLATNTSSEPNTAATTRIGVASTAPIAAIVGMQSPFHEQRSIVGLLASTPEDYTLLRTALGDSGKRAAISGSVALVRDSGVYSQQVGPVYYVGSLPWWALIWYRLYTHPILMAAASGIAVFLIAFLLWCAMRRIVRRRLPEHNKP, from the coding sequence ATGAAAAGTGCAATTTCAATCAAATACTGGCTGGTCGTGTCGGCATTGATTTGCGCACAATTGCTGGCTTGCGGAAGAATGGCTATTGCAGCCGAGATTTCTCCGGGCGCGTTCAAAAACACGATAACATTCGAGCAGCTCGGCAAGGCACAAGACTTGGCCTTGCAAGGCATACATACCAGCGAACAGATCGATTTCAGCCTTCAACGCGATCGTATCGCCACCGGCGCAGCGCTAAACCTTATCTACACGCCCTCGCCCTCTCTCGTGCCCAGCTTGTCTCAAGTACGTGTTTTCCTGAATGACGAGCTCATGGCAGTGCTGCCCATCACTCAGGATCAATTAGGCAAGCAGGTCAAACAGCGTATCCCCCTGGATGCTCGCCGCATTATCAACTTCAACCGCGTACGGCTGGATTTCATAGGGCACTACGCCATGGTATGCGAGGATCCGGCAAATTCAGCTTTGTGGCTGAACATCAGCCGGGAAAGCAGCATAGATCTTGATCAACAGGCTCTGGCTTTGAAGAACGACCTGTCATATTTCCCTGAACCCTTTTTCGATTCCGGAACCCGCACAACACTGGAACTGCCCTTTGTATTTGCCGGCACGCCAAGCACCGAGGAACAACGCGCCGCGGCAATTCTGGCTTCGTATTTCGGAGGCAAGGCTGGCTGGCGAGGCGCGCGCTTCCCCGTTGAATTCAACACCTTGCCACGGCATCACGCCATCGTGTTCGCCACCAATGACAAGCGGCCGGACTTTCTGCGCAACTACCCTAAAGTCCAAGGCCCTGTCGTCGACATGATAAGTCAGCCGGACAATCCCTACGCGAAATTGTTGCTGGTGCTGGGGCGCAACGATGCGGATCTCGTCCAGGCGGCGACCGCTCTGGCGCTGGGCAGCCCATTGTTCCGAGGAAACAGCGTCAGCATAAACAGCGTGCAGGTACTCGAGCCTCGAGTCCCTTACGATGCACCGAACTGGGTACACACCGATCGCCCCACCCCTTTTTCGACACTCATCGATTATCCCGAACAGCTGCAGACTTCGGGATTACGTCCGCACCCGATTGAACTGACCCTGAATCTGCCGCCAGATCTCTTTATCTGGCGCAGCCCAGGGATTCCGATGGAGTTGAAATACCATAACACTCCGCCGTCAACGGTCGACGAATCACGGCTAAATATCAGCGTCAATTCAAAGTTCATTGCCAGCTTTCCTCTGGCGCATGCCTCGCAACGAACCATAGTCGATAAGCTGCACATCCCGCTGCAGTCGGGCCAGCCGTATAACGCAGACGAAAACGTGTCGATGGCCGCATTAAGGCCCGGCATGAACAACACAATACGATTCGATTTTGCGTATGCCAGCACGATTGCGAGCGCGCAGCGAGACCGCTGCCAAACCTCGCTGCCGCCGGACATCAGGGCCGCGATAGACGACACGTCAACCTTGGATTTTTCCGGCTATAGACACTATATTGCGTTACCTAATCTCCAGACATTTACCAACTCCGGATTTCCCTACAGCCGCATGGCCGATCTTTCGGAAACGGTTATCGTCATGCCTGCCAAGGCCGGCCCCGCGCAAATCGGGACCATGCTCGATGTCATGGGCAATATCGGTGCTCGCACCGGTTACCCAGGATTTGGCGTCACCATCACTTCAGACTGGGATACGGCGTCGAAGAGGGACGCGGACTTGCTGGTTATCGGCTCGATGCCCGCCGATTTGCGCAACCGCCCCGATGTCAACCTGATACTGGATGCGGCTCACAGCCAACTCAGTCAAGCGCGTTCGCACAATACCGTGCCCGACCTGCTCGCGACCAATACATCAAGCGAACCCAACACAGCAGCCACTACTCGAATAGGCGTGGCTTCGACGGCTCCCATTGCTGCCATTGTGGGTATGCAGTCGCCATTTCACGAGCAGCGCAGCATTGTCGGCTTGCTGGCAAGCACGCCCGAAGACTACACCTTGCTGAGAACTGCTCTCGGCGATTCCGGCAAACGTGCGGCAATCAGCGGCTCGGTAGCCCTGGTACGCGATTCAGGCGTCTACAGTCAACAGGTAGGCCCCGTCTATTACGTCGGATCGCTGCCTTGGTGGGCACTGATATGGTATCGCCTGTATACACATCCAATCCTGATGGCCGCCGCATCGGGAATCGCCGTCTTTCTGATTGCATTTCTGCTCTGGTGCGCAATGCGTCGAATAGTTCGTCGCCGGTTGCCGGAACATAACAAGCCCTGA
- the bcsA gene encoding UDP-forming cellulose synthase catalytic subunit, with translation MAGDEVMIGVRLQLLLTRPACHALAIRYKHFQQKRQASTPTAALLTLGYLLAYSLLRLDSPSWQAVLDPQHGGFAHLFRSRPKPADPLRYFIQSLWLICVRQPLLDKPSPAGGKPLISAAKRLLARCRAWYLLHMEQIPERISRNRGVEASLAALGHMRAGSRHIILGATIAVTAALAALCITQPFNWKAQLVFVLILWAVAMVVRRMPGRFSIMILVVLSVIVSCRYLWWRYTATLNWDDNTDLFFGITLLIAETHAWVVLMLGYIQTLWPLDRKPMQLPQDSRTWPVVDVLIPTYNEDLSVVRRTVLAATGLDWPKDKLHIYILDDGRRSEFREFADQAGVGYITRPDNRHAKAGNLNHALAQTHGELLALFDCDHIPTRSFLQLTTGWFLQEKNLALVQTPHQFFSPDPFERNLGNFRSQPNENILFYSLTQDGNDTWDATFFCGSCAVLRRSAIDAIGGFAVETVTEDAHTALRLHRAGYSSAYLRIPQAAGLATESLSAHIGQRIRWARGMVQIFRTDNPMLGKGLSLCQRLCYLNATLHFLAGLPRLIFLLAPLAFLLLHAYIIYAPAIAIVLYVLPHMIHASLTSSHMQGQYRHSFWSEVYETVLAWYIAWPTTVALIRPSKGLFNVTAKGGLIDKQYFDWAISRPYLWLATLNLLGIGFGIWRLAAGPRDEILTVIVTMLWVAYNLVIIGAAVAVAAETRQVRQSPRVATELPAALGLPNGHFYPVVLNDYSDNGVSLTTNEPDLVNKGTAITVLLQRGQREFAFAGTIVRTQANNISVLLERMDEHQYRNFMLCTYARADAWLSWSSGFQTDKPLHSLYNLVATSVRGYIRLATYTPRPIRAPLKGIASLALWIMSFLPRPISAPSSSLSYRPAPK, from the coding sequence ATGGCGGGGGACGAAGTCATGATCGGCGTTCGCCTGCAGCTGCTGCTGACCCGACCGGCATGCCACGCGCTGGCGATTCGCTACAAGCATTTTCAACAAAAGCGCCAGGCTTCGACGCCTACCGCCGCTTTGCTCACGCTTGGATATCTGTTGGCGTACAGCCTGTTGCGGCTCGATTCACCATCGTGGCAAGCCGTGCTGGACCCACAGCATGGCGGATTTGCACATCTGTTCCGAAGCCGTCCAAAACCGGCCGATCCCTTGCGCTATTTTATTCAAAGCCTGTGGCTGATCTGTGTCAGGCAACCCTTGCTGGACAAGCCATCGCCGGCCGGCGGAAAACCACTCATATCAGCAGCGAAGCGCCTGCTGGCGCGCTGCCGCGCCTGGTATCTCTTGCACATGGAACAAATTCCAGAGAGGATTTCGCGCAATCGCGGTGTGGAAGCCAGCCTGGCAGCGTTGGGACACATGCGCGCCGGCAGCCGCCACATCATACTCGGCGCGACTATCGCCGTAACCGCGGCGTTGGCGGCACTGTGTATTACCCAGCCATTCAACTGGAAAGCGCAGCTTGTTTTTGTCTTGATATTGTGGGCTGTAGCGATGGTCGTGCGACGCATGCCGGGACGCTTCTCCATCATGATACTGGTTGTCCTTTCGGTTATTGTGTCGTGTCGATACTTGTGGTGGCGTTATACCGCCACGCTGAACTGGGACGACAACACTGACCTTTTTTTCGGCATAACTTTGCTGATAGCGGAAACCCATGCCTGGGTCGTATTGATGCTTGGATATATCCAGACGCTATGGCCCCTGGACCGCAAGCCAATGCAGCTCCCGCAAGACAGCCGTACCTGGCCCGTGGTCGATGTGCTTATCCCCACCTACAACGAAGATTTGAGCGTAGTGCGCCGCACCGTCCTTGCCGCAACGGGGCTGGACTGGCCCAAGGACAAGCTGCATATCTATATTTTGGACGACGGCAGGCGCAGTGAATTTCGCGAGTTTGCTGACCAGGCCGGTGTGGGCTACATCACGCGCCCCGACAACCGACATGCCAAAGCGGGCAATCTTAACCATGCGTTGGCCCAAACCCATGGCGAACTGCTGGCCCTTTTCGACTGCGATCATATCCCCACCCGATCGTTCCTGCAGTTGACCACCGGCTGGTTCCTGCAAGAGAAAAACCTGGCCCTCGTGCAAACACCGCACCAATTCTTTTCACCGGACCCGTTCGAGCGCAACCTGGGCAACTTCCGCAGCCAGCCCAACGAAAACATACTGTTCTACAGCCTGACGCAAGACGGCAATGACACCTGGGATGCCACCTTCTTTTGCGGTTCTTGCGCCGTGCTGCGACGTTCGGCGATCGACGCAATAGGGGGTTTTGCCGTTGAAACCGTAACTGAAGATGCCCACACAGCGCTGCGACTGCATCGTGCCGGCTATTCCTCGGCTTACCTGCGCATTCCACAAGCCGCCGGGCTGGCCACTGAAAGTCTTTCGGCTCATATAGGGCAGCGCATACGCTGGGCTCGTGGAATGGTGCAGATTTTCCGCACAGACAATCCCATGCTGGGTAAAGGATTATCGCTGTGTCAGCGGCTTTGCTACCTGAACGCCACCCTGCATTTTCTGGCGGGCCTGCCGCGGCTCATCTTCCTGCTTGCCCCACTGGCATTCCTGCTGCTTCACGCCTACATCATTTATGCGCCGGCCATTGCCATCGTTCTGTATGTGTTGCCGCACATGATCCACGCCAGCCTGACCAGCTCGCACATGCAAGGCCAATATCGCCATTCATTCTGGAGCGAGGTCTATGAAACTGTCCTGGCCTGGTACATAGCCTGGCCTACCACTGTTGCCCTGATCCGGCCAAGCAAAGGTCTCTTCAATGTCACGGCGAAGGGAGGACTGATCGATAAACAATATTTCGACTGGGCCATATCCCGGCCGTACCTCTGGCTGGCCACACTGAATCTGCTGGGCATTGGATTCGGCATCTGGCGGCTGGCGGCTGGGCCTCGAGATGAAATCCTGACGGTCATCGTCACCATGCTCTGGGTTGCCTACAATCTTGTCATCATTGGCGCGGCGGTAGCCGTCGCCGCGGAAACACGCCAGGTACGACAGTCGCCGCGCGTTGCCACGGAACTGCCGGCCGCCCTGGGCCTGCCCAACGGCCATTTCTACCCGGTTGTATTGAACGACTACTCCGATAATGGCGTCAGCCTGACGACGAATGAACCCGATCTCGTCAACAAGGGGACTGCCATCACGGTGCTATTGCAGCGCGGGCAGCGGGAATTTGCCTTTGCGGGAACCATCGTACGTACGCAAGCCAACAATATTAGCGTGCTCCTCGAACGGATGGATGAGCATCAATACCGCAATTTCATGCTATGCACATACGCTCGCGCCGACGCATGGCTAAGCTGGTCGTCCGGCTTTCAGACGGACAAACCTCTGCATAGCCTGTACAACCTGGTCGCAACCAGTGTACGCGGCTACATCCGCCTTGCCACATACACCCCTCGCCCGATCCGCGCACCATTGAAAGGCATCGCGTCACTTGCTCTTTGGATCATGTCTTTTCTGCCGCGCCCCATCTCGGCACCTTCTTCATCCTTATCTTACAGGCCGGCTCCCAAATGA
- the bcsQ gene encoding cellulose biosynthesis protein BcsQ produces the protein MMHAAFRGIRGGVGTTSTVAAIGNALHAMGETVLMIDLAPENLLRLHFGIPLTDPGGWATAQVNGGAWYDTAREIKPGLHLLPFGQPARSERSNTSHALNTLWEAWPNHLAALSNRYGMILVDLPVSEPAALPLMSECELRITTMEADPASCALLHNLPHRDDCQYLITRFDPLSHLQRDIRLLWQGQLGNAMIQQVVHRDESIPEALGQKQPVGDYRPQSLAAQDAASLASWCRAWRGTKS, from the coding sequence ATGATGCACGCCGCATTTCGCGGCATACGAGGTGGTGTGGGAACCACCTCGACAGTGGCGGCCATAGGCAATGCGCTGCATGCCATGGGTGAAACCGTGCTGATGATCGATCTTGCTCCCGAAAACCTGCTGCGCCTGCACTTTGGCATTCCATTGACCGACCCAGGCGGCTGGGCCACAGCCCAGGTAAACGGCGGCGCCTGGTATGACACCGCCCGCGAGATCAAACCAGGGCTTCATCTGCTTCCCTTTGGGCAACCGGCCCGATCGGAGCGCTCCAACACGTCTCATGCCTTAAACACATTATGGGAAGCCTGGCCCAACCATTTAGCCGCATTATCGAACCGCTATGGCATGATTCTTGTCGATCTGCCCGTGTCCGAACCCGCCGCTTTGCCGCTCATGTCCGAATGCGAACTGCGCATCACGACCATGGAGGCTGATCCGGCCAGTTGCGCCCTGCTGCACAACCTCCCGCATCGGGACGACTGCCAATACCTGATCACCCGCTTCGATCCCCTTAGTCATTTACAGCGCGACATACGGCTGCTATGGCAGGGTCAACTGGGTAATGCAATGATTCAGCAAGTGGTGCATCGCGATGAATCCATACCCGAGGCCCTGGGCCAAAAACAACCAGTTGGCGATTATCGCCCGCAAAGCCTGGCTGCGCAGGACGCAGCGAGCCTGGCATCGTGGTGCCGGGCATGGCGGGGGACGAAGTCATGA
- the bcsR gene encoding BcsR/BcsP family cellulose biosynthesis protein, with protein sequence MAGVPALTASPTKEKAAMNQATLTASKDDIESLMKNLNLPGLQYKELTDQEDRRAILERWPLLAELAALPDKQAAT encoded by the coding sequence ATGGCAGGAGTACCCGCATTAACAGCCTCACCGACAAAAGAAAAGGCCGCCATGAATCAAGCCACGCTTACCGCATCGAAAGACGACATCGAATCGTTGATGAAAAATTTGAATCTGCCAGGGCTGCAATACAAAGAGCTCACAGACCAGGAGGATCGGCGTGCAATTTTGGAACGCTGGCCCCTGCTGGCAGAACTTGCCGCCTTGCCTGACAAGCAGGCGGCAACATGA
- the bcsG gene encoding cellulose biosynthesis protein BcsG has translation MPGGQFHEESHIETPPLLRHWRGLGIWNLYFLAKFALLWGGFLDFHPLANLTFAAALLVPLPPVWLHRLRHIVAIPAGVALFYYDTWLPPASRLLTGAEEISKFSTDYLLELVQRFIDVPMIGAALVLLVAYLFLSQWLRATVFTVAALLYVALPSLPKPIVTQAIVHAAVNTPAQTAAQLATATPASDATAKAAPLPPTSANLEAHLQAFYKYEKTRKTAFPPITGHASPFDLLILNICSLSWADLEDVNLSNHPLFGKMDIIFDNFNSATSYSAPAGIRLLRASCGQEPHSALYKPPASGCFLLENLHELGFTTSLALNHDGKYGGYLDTLRTQGQLPAPTVKTAQLPRALNAFDGSPVWRDLDVLNAWWQQRQQTPAQREALFYNTITLHDGNRFIIPNGGSKRAEYQPRLQALLDDLSTFLAELERSGRPVVVLIVPEHGAALRGDRLQIAGLREIPSPDITHVPVLVKLIGVKTPHQGGPIQISDQSSFLALSEIVSRLRDGKAFSAPDFDWQALVKDLPKTERVSETDSSIVMFYQNSPYIRLGDSGWQEYPH, from the coding sequence ATGCCAGGCGGCCAGTTTCATGAAGAAAGCCATATTGAAACTCCGCCATTGCTGCGCCACTGGCGCGGGCTAGGCATCTGGAACCTGTATTTTCTGGCGAAGTTTGCGTTGCTTTGGGGTGGCTTTCTAGATTTCCACCCACTCGCCAACTTGACATTTGCAGCGGCCTTGCTTGTGCCGCTCCCTCCTGTCTGGCTACATCGGCTACGCCATATTGTTGCCATCCCCGCAGGCGTGGCGCTGTTTTATTACGACACCTGGCTGCCGCCGGCAAGCCGTCTTCTGACCGGTGCCGAAGAAATTTCCAAATTTTCCACTGATTATTTGCTCGAATTGGTGCAACGCTTCATTGATGTACCGATGATAGGCGCAGCGCTGGTGCTGCTGGTTGCCTATTTATTTCTGTCCCAGTGGCTCAGGGCGACCGTGTTTACAGTAGCGGCACTTTTATACGTGGCACTGCCCAGCCTGCCCAAACCTATCGTCACACAAGCTATTGTCCATGCGGCCGTAAACACCCCTGCCCAGACAGCGGCGCAACTTGCCACCGCTACCCCTGCCTCAGACGCGACAGCAAAAGCAGCGCCGCTACCCCCCACCAGCGCCAATCTCGAAGCACATCTACAGGCATTCTACAAATACGAAAAAACACGCAAGACGGCGTTTCCGCCGATAACAGGTCATGCAAGTCCATTCGATCTCTTGATTTTGAATATCTGCTCGCTATCCTGGGCCGATCTGGAAGATGTAAATCTGAGCAATCATCCATTATTCGGAAAGATGGACATCATTTTCGATAATTTCAATTCAGCGACATCGTACAGCGCCCCCGCGGGAATCCGGCTCTTGCGAGCCAGTTGCGGGCAAGAGCCTCACTCGGCACTGTATAAACCGCCCGCCTCCGGCTGTTTCCTGCTCGAAAACCTGCACGAGCTCGGCTTTACAACATCGCTGGCGCTTAACCACGATGGCAAATACGGCGGCTACCTGGACACGCTGCGCACCCAAGGCCAACTACCGGCGCCAACAGTCAAAACAGCACAATTGCCTCGTGCACTGAATGCTTTCGACGGTTCGCCCGTATGGCGCGACCTCGATGTGTTGAACGCCTGGTGGCAACAGCGGCAGCAAACTCCGGCACAGCGCGAAGCCTTGTTCTACAACACAATTACGCTGCACGACGGCAATCGATTCATCATCCCCAATGGTGGCAGCAAACGGGCGGAATATCAGCCCCGCCTGCAGGCTTTGCTGGATGACCTGAGCACTTTTCTAGCCGAGCTTGAACGCAGCGGCCGGCCTGTAGTCGTGCTGATCGTGCCCGAACATGGGGCCGCGTTGCGCGGCGACCGCCTGCAGATTGCCGGGCTGCGCGAGATCCCAAGCCCCGACATTACGCACGTTCCCGTTCTGGTCAAACTGATTGGCGTCAAAACACCACATCAAGGCGGGCCAATCCAAATCAGCGACCAAAGCAGTTTTCTGGCCCTGTCTGAAATAGTTTCGCGCCTGCGCGACGGCAAGGCCTTCTCTGCACCCGATTTCGACTGGCAGGCCCTGGTGAAAGACCTGCCGAAAACCGAAAGAGTGTCGGAAACGGATAGCTCCATCGTCATGTTCTATCAGAATTCGCCCTACATCCGCCTGGGAGATTCCGGATGGCAGGAGTACCCGCATTAA
- a CDS encoding VOC family protein — MADPFSRPTFGAALFYKDPFAALDWLEKAFGFERSMVITDTEGQLGHSEMKFGDGYIMIGSEWAEHAASPVSVHGKNTQSVHVQLKDGIDEHCARARAAGAVITREPEDQFYGDRVYAARDPEGHVWSFGQTVRTVTREEAEQASGLKIDGWV, encoded by the coding sequence ATGGCCGATCCGTTTTCCCGCCCCACATTCGGCGCTGCATTGTTTTACAAAGACCCTTTTGCCGCACTCGACTGGCTCGAAAAGGCCTTCGGTTTTGAGCGTTCAATGGTTATCACCGATACCGAAGGCCAGCTTGGCCACTCGGAAATGAAATTCGGCGACGGCTACATAATGATCGGCAGCGAATGGGCCGAACATGCAGCGAGTCCTGTGTCCGTGCATGGCAAGAACACTCAGTCGGTCCATGTGCAGTTAAAGGACGGCATCGACGAACACTGCGCACGTGCGCGCGCGGCCGGCGCGGTGATCACGCGCGAGCCGGAAGACCAGTTCTATGGCGACCGCGTCTATGCCGCGCGCGACCCGGAAGGCCACGTGTGGAGTTTCGGCCAGACCGTGCGCACCGTGACCCGCGAAGAAGCCGAGCAGGCCAGCGGCCTGAAAATCGACGGATGGGTCTGA
- a CDS encoding Ldh family oxidoreductase: MAEQQPRYFQADALTALATGLFTAAGLASPRAACVARLLVLTDMMGRTTHGLAQCKPYLDQLEQGGMSASGDYTVVKDTGPTVVWDGNYLPGLWLVETALQTGFERLPQHGVVTFSIRRSHHIGCLAALVKQATDRGYYAMLLSSGPHGKYVAPYGGTVPLFSPNPIAIGYPTAQSPVLVDTCASITTVSMTREKAQAGGLFEQAWLLDPQGKPTHDPRYLEQTTPRGSLMLLGGVEAGHKGFGLALMVEALTQGLSGFGRKDAPERWGASVYLQLIDPDAFAGRESFVEQMEFLAQECRANPPIDPDQPVRLPGEKADRNIAHARKHGVPVSPSTLQALRDYAARLKVDDEILAPS, translated from the coding sequence ATGGCAGAACAACAGCCTCGCTACTTTCAAGCCGACGCTTTGACGGCATTGGCAACCGGCCTGTTCACAGCGGCGGGGCTGGCATCGCCACGGGCCGCATGTGTGGCCCGGCTGCTTGTACTGACCGACATGATGGGCCGCACCACCCATGGCCTGGCGCAATGCAAGCCCTATCTGGACCAACTGGAACAAGGCGGCATGTCTGCCAGCGGCGACTACACGGTGGTCAAAGATACCGGCCCGACCGTCGTCTGGGACGGCAACTATCTGCCCGGCCTCTGGCTGGTGGAAACCGCCTTGCAGACCGGCTTCGAACGCCTGCCGCAGCATGGCGTGGTCACCTTTTCCATCCGCCGCAGCCACCATATAGGCTGCCTGGCCGCGCTGGTGAAACAGGCAACCGATCGCGGGTACTATGCCATGCTGCTTTCCTCCGGACCGCATGGCAAATACGTTGCGCCTTATGGCGGGACGGTGCCGCTATTCAGTCCCAACCCCATTGCCATTGGCTACCCCACCGCGCAGTCCCCGGTACTGGTGGATACCTGCGCGTCGATCACTACCGTCTCGATGACGCGGGAAAAAGCGCAGGCGGGCGGACTATTCGAGCAGGCTTGGCTTCTCGACCCGCAGGGCAAGCCCACTCACGATCCCCGCTACCTTGAGCAAACCACGCCCCGTGGCAGCCTGATGCTGCTGGGTGGTGTCGAAGCCGGCCACAAGGGCTTCGGCCTGGCACTCATGGTAGAGGCGCTGACCCAAGGACTGAGCGGATTCGGCCGCAAAGACGCGCCTGAACGCTGGGGCGCCAGCGTCTATCTGCAACTGATCGATCCGGACGCCTTCGCGGGCCGTGAATCCTTCGTCGAGCAAATGGAATTCCTGGCGCAAGAGTGCCGCGCCAATCCGCCGATCGACCCAGATCAGCCGGTACGACTGCCAGGCGAAAAGGCGGACAGGAACATTGCCCATGCCCGCAAGCATGGCGTACCCGTTAGTCCTTCGACACTACAGGCATTACGAGATTACGCGGCCAGGCTCAAGGTCGACGATGAAATACTCGCTCCGAGTTAG
- a CDS encoding FMN-binding glutamate synthase family protein, with translation MDRLLTRYTAFYLAILGTLVTLGLALAFTAWWLIATLVFAALVAVGIADLTQTRHAIRRNYPIIGNLRFIFEFIRPEIRQYFLEDDTQQLPFSRSDRSLVYQRAKQQIDKRPFGTQRDVYGTDYEWINHSMDPAHPKDSDFRIDLGGPDCTQPVSLSVLNISAMSFGALSANAVMALNKGAALGNFAHDTGEGGVSRYHLAHGGSLIWNIGSGYFGCRDEQGNFSEQAFVERAKQDSIKMIEIKLSQGAKPGHGGILPGPKVTLEIAAARGVPAWQDCNSPSKHSAFNTPVELMQFVARLRTLSGGKPVGFKLCVGHPWEWFAIAKAMLKTGITPDFIVVDGAEGGTGAAPIEFVDHVGTPLREGLRLVHNTLVGIGLREQIKLGASGKIISAFDMARTLAMGADWCNSARAFMFAIGCIQAQTCHTGNCPTGVTTQDPKRQAGLVVGDKSVRVASFHKNTLKALGELLGAAGLEHPCELRPHHIARRIPSGEVRVLSALFPDLEKGELLDGKFRQTIFRVAWPMAQAESFAPTHSLSAALSGNITPMPVDAS, from the coding sequence ATGGATCGCTTGCTCACACGCTACACCGCATTTTACCTGGCCATACTCGGCACATTGGTCACCCTGGGCCTGGCATTGGCCTTCACCGCATGGTGGTTGATCGCAACCCTGGTTTTCGCCGCGCTCGTGGCGGTGGGAATCGCCGACCTGACCCAAACCCGCCACGCCATCCGGCGCAACTACCCCATCATCGGCAATCTGCGTTTCATATTCGAATTCATCCGGCCGGAAATACGCCAATACTTTCTCGAAGACGACACCCAGCAATTGCCGTTCTCCCGCTCCGATCGATCGCTGGTCTATCAGCGCGCCAAACAGCAGATCGATAAACGTCCATTTGGCACCCAGCGCGACGTCTACGGCACCGACTACGAGTGGATCAATCATTCCATGGATCCGGCACATCCGAAAGACAGCGACTTTCGCATCGATCTGGGCGGCCCCGACTGCACCCAGCCCGTTTCCCTGTCTGTGCTGAACATTTCGGCAATGAGTTTCGGCGCGCTTTCGGCCAATGCCGTCATGGCCCTGAACAAAGGGGCCGCGTTGGGCAATTTTGCCCACGACACCGGCGAAGGCGGCGTCAGCCGCTACCACCTGGCCCATGGCGGTTCGCTGATCTGGAATATCGGTTCGGGCTACTTCGGATGCCGCGACGAACAGGGCAATTTTTCAGAGCAGGCGTTTGTCGAACGGGCGAAGCAGGACAGCATCAAGATGATTGAAATCAAGCTGTCGCAAGGCGCCAAGCCTGGCCATGGCGGCATCCTGCCCGGCCCCAAGGTGACTCTCGAAATCGCCGCCGCCCGGGGCGTGCCCGCCTGGCAAGACTGCAATTCGCCATCCAAGCACAGCGCCTTCAACACCCCCGTCGAACTGATGCAGTTCGTCGCACGCCTGCGCACGCTTTCCGGTGGAAAACCCGTGGGCTTCAAACTGTGCGTAGGCCACCCGTGGGAATGGTTCGCCATCGCCAAAGCCATGCTGAAAACCGGCATCACCCCCGACTTCATTGTGGTGGATGGCGCCGAGGGAGGCACCGGCGCGGCACCCATCGAATTCGTGGACCATGTGGGAACGCCCTTGCGCGAAGGGCTGCGCCTGGTTCACAACACGCTGGTCGGCATAGGCCTGCGCGAGCAAATCAAACTGGGGGCTTCCGGAAAAATCATCAGTGCTTTCGACATGGCGCGCACACTGGCCATGGGGGCCGACTGGTGCAACAGCGCCCGCGCGTTCATGTTCGCCATAGGCTGCATACAGGCCCAGACCTGTCATACGGGCAATTGCCCCACTGGCGTTACGACTCAAGACCCGAAGCGGCAGGCAGGCCTGGTGGTCGGCGACAAATCCGTACGGGTAGCCAGCTTCCACAAGAACACATTGAAAGCCCTGGGCGAATTGCTTGGCGCAGCCGGGCTCGAACACCCCTGCGAGCTTCGCCCGCATCATATTGCCAGACGCATACCCAGCGGTGAAGTCCGGGTGCTGTCGGCCCTGTTCCCCGACCTGGAAAAAGGCGAGTTGCTGGACGGGAAGTTCCGGCAAACCATATTCAGGGTCGCCTGGCCCATGGCGCAGGCCGAATCGTTTGCACCAACCCACAGCCTAAGCGCCGCGTTATCCGGCAACATCACGCCAATGCCTGTCGATGCATCATGA